In one window of Ovis aries strain OAR_USU_Benz2616 breed Rambouillet chromosome 3, ARS-UI_Ramb_v3.0, whole genome shotgun sequence DNA:
- the LTBR gene encoding tumor necrosis factor receptor superfamily member 3, with amino-acid sequence MRLPWATSHSGLAWGLLILGIWGLLAAAQPQLEREGPMQGLPYHTENQSCGDQEKEYYESKLRLCCSRCPPGTHISTKCSRLQNTVCATCPEKSYNEHWNHLSFCQLCRPCDKMLGFVELMPCTSNRKTQCHCQPGMYCVFWNSECEHCEPLSDCPPGTEAELKDEVTEANSNCVPCKAGHFQNTSSPTARCQPHTRCEDQGLVEEAPGTPQSDTSCRNPQEPSDMPGTMLVLAILLPLVSFLLLTTVFIYTWKSHPSLCRKLGSLLKRHPEGEESNPADGNWEPPRFNTHVPDLVKPLLPAPGDLALASAGVPANPGLEEEVLQQQSPLSQARDLDAEPPEQGQVAPGTNGIHVTGGSVTVTGNIYIYNGPVLGGARGPGDPPAPPEPPYPTPEEGAPCPPGLSMPYQEDGKAWHLAETETLGCYAL; translated from the exons ATGCGCCTGCCGTGGGCCACCTCCCACAGCGGCCTGGCCTGGGGGTTACTCATCCTGGGCATCTGGGGTCTCCTGGCCGCGGCCCAACCCCAGCTGGAGAGGGAGGGGCCCATGCAG GGGCTCCCATACCACACAGAGAACCAAAGCTGCGGAGACCAGGAAAAGGAGTACTACGAGTCCAAGCTTCGCCTCTGCTGCTCTCGATGCCCCCCGG GCACGCACATCTCCACCAAATGTAGCCGCCTCCAGAACACTGTCTGTGCCACGTGCCCCGAGAAGTCGTACAATGAGCACTGGAACCATCTCTCCTTCTGCCAGCTGTGCCGCCCCTGTGACAAGA TGCTGGGCTTCGTGGAGCTCATGCCTTGCACTAGCAACCGCAAGACCCAGTGTCACTGCCAGCCGGGGATGTACTGCGTCTTTTGGAACTCTGAGTGTGAGCACTGTGAGCCACTCTCCGACTGCCCGCCTGGCACTGAGGCCGAGCTCAAAG ATGAAGTCACGGAGGCTAACAGCAACTGTGTCCCCTGTAAAGCTGGACACTTCCAGAACACCTCCTCTCCCACCGCCCGCTGCCAGCCCCACACCAG GTGTGAGGACCAGGGCCTCGTGGAGGAAGCCCCGGGCACCCCCCAATCTGACACCAGCTGCAGAAATCCACAAGAGCCCTCCGACATGCCAG GAACGATGCTCGTGCTGGCCATCCTGCTGCCTCTGGTCTCGTTCCTGCTCCTCACCACCGTCTTCATCTACACCTGGAAGAGCCACCCCTCTCTCTGCAGAAAGCTAG gatcCCTGCTCAAGAGGCACCCAGAG GGAGAGGAATCGAATCCTGCTGATGGAAACTGGGAGCCCCCAAGGTTCAATACACACGTTCCTGACCTGGTAAAGCCACTTCTGCCTGCCCCTGGAGACTTGGCCCTGGCCTCGGCAGGCGTCCCAGCGAACCCGGGTTTGGAGGAAGAGGTGCTCCAACAGCAGAGTCCCCTGAGCCAGGCCAGGGACCTGGATGCTGAGCCCCCAGAACAAGGCCAGGTGGCCCCTG GCACCAATGGCATTCATGTCACCGGCGGCTCTGTGACCGTCACCGGCAACATCTACATCTATAACGGGCCGGTCCTGGGGGGAGCCCGGGGCCCCGGagacccccccgcccccccagagCCTCCATACCCCACCCCCGAAGAGGGTGCCCCCTGCCCTCCCGGGCTCTCCATGCCCTACCAGGAGGATGGCAAGGCTTGGCACCTGGCTGAGACAGAGACACTGGGGTGCTACGCCCTCTGA